From a region of the Primulina eburnea isolate SZY01 chromosome 7, ASM2296580v1, whole genome shotgun sequence genome:
- the LOC140835994 gene encoding LOW QUALITY PROTEIN: polygalacturonase QRT3-like (The sequence of the model RefSeq protein was modified relative to this genomic sequence to represent the inferred CDS: inserted 2 bases in 2 codons) translates to MNGIVNLGGARIDLDGGSYLISRPIQFLVSRRVNLLIHRGSLKASNIFPNGGYLIDLSHVSPSRLEYNYEFVTLRDLLLDSNYRGGGIQVVKSLRNNIDNCYMTHFSTVGISVRGGHETSIRHSYLGQHITAGGDPGERSFTGTGIELLGNEKSTNVDLGILITGQANIISDVHCYNKAICFGGTGIYLKLPGLSQTRIVNSYFDXTGIVAEDPVQLIIANNFFLGDAYIVLKSIKGVVSGVNIVDNMFSGSAKGIDTVQLDQKXGTFKKIDQVVIDGNNVNGMNLKSTIARTSVQGNGNSWVADFNSALVFPNLIKRVDYTFITGAASFPIHVLRSISGNKVVIQPHAPVPASVFITADQGA, encoded by the exons ATGAACGGAATTGTGAATCTTGGTGGAGCACGGATTGATCTTGATGGTGGTAGCTACTTGATCAGTCGTCCCATACAATTTCTTGTATCTAGAAGAGTGAACTTGCTC ATTCACCGAGGGTCACTGAAGGCATCCAACATTTTTCCAAATGGCGGCTATTTGATAGATTTATCACACGTCTCACCCAGCCGATTAGAATATAACTACGAATTTGTAACACTACGAGATCTGTTGCTGGACTCTAATTACCGGGGTGGAGGAATTCAAGTAGTTAAATCTCTGAGAAACAACATCGACAACTGCTACATGACCCATTTTAGCACCGTCGGTATCTCAGTAAGAGGCGGCCACGAAACCTCCATCAGACATTCCTATCTTGGGCAACACATCACTGCTGGAGGTGATCCCGGCGAGAGGAGCTTCACGGGCACTGGAATCGAACTACTAGGGAACGAAAAGTCAACCAACGTTGATCTTGGGATATTGATCACGGGTCAAGCCAACATCATATCTGACGTCCATTGCTACAACAAGGCCATCTGTTTCGGTGGAACAGGAATCTACCTCAAACTCCCAGGATTGTCACAGACACGGATAGTGAATTCTTACTTCG TCACAGGCATTGTGGCTGAAGACCCGGTGCAACTCATCATAGCCAACAACTTTTTCCTCGGAGACGCCTATATCGTGCTCAAATCGATAAAGGGTGTGGTGAGTGGAGTGAACATCGTGGACAACATGTTCTCTGGGTCTGCCAAGGGTATCGACACTGTTCAGTTAGACCAAA ATGGGACTTTCAAGAAGATCGATCAAGTTGTGATCGATGGGAATAACGTTAATGGGATGAATCTGAAGTCCACCATCGCAAGAACGAGCGTGCAAGGAAATGGTAACTCATGGGTGGCGGATTTCAACTCAGCATTGGTGTTTCCCAACCTCATCAAGCGTGTAGATTACACATTCATCACAGGCGCCGCCTCTTTCCCAATCCATGTACTGAGAAGCATCTCAGGTAACAAGGTAGTGATTCAACCGCATGCACCAGTTCCTGCAAGTGTTTTCATCACTGCGGATCAAGGAGCATGA
- the LOC140835995 gene encoding polygalacturonase QRT3-like isoform X1, with protein sequence MQGREMIGRMENSIFLQLMIVIGFVSFITTQVYAHPKVDVNIISSGHVPNRRHHVPKHKASPPLATANASTTHVYHVTSYGADPTGKTDSTNAIIAAVSDALNGPGSGFLINGIVNLGGARIDLDGGNYLISRPIQFPVPGRGNLFIQGGSLMASNEFPNDSYLIDLSLAASTNGSDSEYYFEFVTLRDLFLNCNYRGGGIQVVKSLRINIDNCYITHFSTVGVSVKGGHETSIRHSTVGQHITAGGDPAERNVTGIGIELAGNDNSITDVVVFSAAIGIMLSGQANTITAVHCYNKATGFGGTGIYIKLPGLAQTRIVNSYLDYTGIVAEDPVQLTISNSFFLGDAYVVFKSMKGVVSGVNIVDNMFTGSNKGIDTVQLDQTNGAFKQIDQVVIDGNNVNGMNLRSTIARRILQGNNSLWEADFNSALVFPDLIKRAYYTFIADDATSFPVHALRNISSNKVVIQSQTTVSASVHITADQGGP encoded by the exons ATGCAAGGGAGGGAGATGATTGGAAGAATGGAGAATTCAATTTTCTTGCAGCTTATGATTGTAATTGGATTTGTCAGTTTTATTACAACACAAGTGTATGCACACCCCAAGGTTGATGTAAATATAATTTCCAGTGGACATGTTCCTAATCGACGCCATCACGTGCCAAAACATAAAGCTTCGCCGCCGTTGGCCACA GCTAATGCATCAACTACTCATGTATATCATGTGACATCTTACGGAGCAGACCCGACAGGGAAAACAGACAGCACGAATGCTATTATTGCAGCTGTATCTGATGCACTTAACGGACCGGGTAGTGGGTTCTTGATTAATGGAATTGTGAATCTTGGAGGCGCGCGCATTGATCTTGATGGTGGCAATTACTTGATCAGTCGTCCGATCCAATTCCCTGTCCCTGGAAGAGGAAACTTGTTT ATTCAAGGAGGGTCACTAATGGCATCAAACGAATTCCCAAATGACAGCTATTTGATAGACTTATCACTTGCTGCCTCGACAAATGGATCAGATTCGGAATATTACTTCGAGTTTGTGACACTACGAGATCTTTTCCTGAATTGTAACTATCGCGGTGGAGGAATTCAAGTAGTTAAATCTCTGAGGATAAATATTGACAACTGTTATATAACCCATTTTAGTACAGTAGGTGTCTCTGTAAAAGGTGGCCACGAAACCTCTATCAGACATTCAACTGTGGGACAACACATCACCGCTGGTGGTGATCCTGCTGAGAGGAACGTTACAGGCATAGGAATCGAACTGGCTGGAAATGATAATTCAATCACAGATGTCGTTGTGTTTTCTGCGGCCATAGGAATTATGCTCTCCGGTCAAGCCAACACCATAACCGCAGTCCATTGCTACAACAAGGCCACTGGTTTTGGTGGAACAGGAATTTATATTAAACTCCCAGGATTAGCACAGACACGGATTGTGAATTCCTACTTAGATTATACTGGCATTGTTGCCGAAGATCCAGTGCAACTCACCATATCCAATAGTTTTTTCCTCGGCGATGCATACGTTGTGTTCAAATCCATGAAGGGTGTGGTGAGTGGAGTGAACATAGTGGATAACATGTTCACTGGCTCCAACAAGGGAATCGACACAGTGCAATTAGATCAGACGAATGGCGCTTTCAAGCAGATTGATCAGGTTGTGATTGATGGGAATAACGTGAATGGGATGAATCTTAGATCAACAATTGCAAGAAGAATCTTGCAAGGAAACAATAGCTTATGGGAGGCAGATTTCAACTCAGCGCTGGTGTTTCCAGACCTTATTAAGCGTGCATATTACACATTTATCGCAGATGACGCCACCTCTTTCCCAGTCCATGCTTTGAGAAACATATCGAGTAACAAAGTAGTGATTCAATCGCAGACAACGGTTTCTGCAAGTGTACATATCACCGCGGATCAAGGGGGACCTTGA
- the LOC140835995 gene encoding polygalacturonase QRT3-like isoform X2: MIGRMENSIFLQLMIVIGFVSFITTQVYAHPKVDVNIISSGHVPNRRHHVPKHKASPPLATANASTTHVYHVTSYGADPTGKTDSTNAIIAAVSDALNGPGSGFLINGIVNLGGARIDLDGGNYLISRPIQFPVPGRGNLFIQGGSLMASNEFPNDSYLIDLSLAASTNGSDSEYYFEFVTLRDLFLNCNYRGGGIQVVKSLRINIDNCYITHFSTVGVSVKGGHETSIRHSTVGQHITAGGDPAERNVTGIGIELAGNDNSITDVVVFSAAIGIMLSGQANTITAVHCYNKATGFGGTGIYIKLPGLAQTRIVNSYLDYTGIVAEDPVQLTISNSFFLGDAYVVFKSMKGVVSGVNIVDNMFTGSNKGIDTVQLDQTNGAFKQIDQVVIDGNNVNGMNLRSTIARRILQGNNSLWEADFNSALVFPDLIKRAYYTFIADDATSFPVHALRNISSNKVVIQSQTTVSASVHITADQGGP; this comes from the exons ATGATTGGAAGAATGGAGAATTCAATTTTCTTGCAGCTTATGATTGTAATTGGATTTGTCAGTTTTATTACAACACAAGTGTATGCACACCCCAAGGTTGATGTAAATATAATTTCCAGTGGACATGTTCCTAATCGACGCCATCACGTGCCAAAACATAAAGCTTCGCCGCCGTTGGCCACA GCTAATGCATCAACTACTCATGTATATCATGTGACATCTTACGGAGCAGACCCGACAGGGAAAACAGACAGCACGAATGCTATTATTGCAGCTGTATCTGATGCACTTAACGGACCGGGTAGTGGGTTCTTGATTAATGGAATTGTGAATCTTGGAGGCGCGCGCATTGATCTTGATGGTGGCAATTACTTGATCAGTCGTCCGATCCAATTCCCTGTCCCTGGAAGAGGAAACTTGTTT ATTCAAGGAGGGTCACTAATGGCATCAAACGAATTCCCAAATGACAGCTATTTGATAGACTTATCACTTGCTGCCTCGACAAATGGATCAGATTCGGAATATTACTTCGAGTTTGTGACACTACGAGATCTTTTCCTGAATTGTAACTATCGCGGTGGAGGAATTCAAGTAGTTAAATCTCTGAGGATAAATATTGACAACTGTTATATAACCCATTTTAGTACAGTAGGTGTCTCTGTAAAAGGTGGCCACGAAACCTCTATCAGACATTCAACTGTGGGACAACACATCACCGCTGGTGGTGATCCTGCTGAGAGGAACGTTACAGGCATAGGAATCGAACTGGCTGGAAATGATAATTCAATCACAGATGTCGTTGTGTTTTCTGCGGCCATAGGAATTATGCTCTCCGGTCAAGCCAACACCATAACCGCAGTCCATTGCTACAACAAGGCCACTGGTTTTGGTGGAACAGGAATTTATATTAAACTCCCAGGATTAGCACAGACACGGATTGTGAATTCCTACTTAGATTATACTGGCATTGTTGCCGAAGATCCAGTGCAACTCACCATATCCAATAGTTTTTTCCTCGGCGATGCATACGTTGTGTTCAAATCCATGAAGGGTGTGGTGAGTGGAGTGAACATAGTGGATAACATGTTCACTGGCTCCAACAAGGGAATCGACACAGTGCAATTAGATCAGACGAATGGCGCTTTCAAGCAGATTGATCAGGTTGTGATTGATGGGAATAACGTGAATGGGATGAATCTTAGATCAACAATTGCAAGAAGAATCTTGCAAGGAAACAATAGCTTATGGGAGGCAGATTTCAACTCAGCGCTGGTGTTTCCAGACCTTATTAAGCGTGCATATTACACATTTATCGCAGATGACGCCACCTCTTTCCCAGTCCATGCTTTGAGAAACATATCGAGTAACAAAGTAGTGATTCAATCGCAGACAACGGTTTCTGCAAGTGTACATATCACCGCGGATCAAGGGGGACCTTGA
- the LOC140836147 gene encoding copper-transporting ATPase RAN1-like — MELEETAKTGILVAYDDDLIGVLGLADSLKREAAVVVEGLMKMGVKPVMVTGDNRRTARAVAKEIGITEVRAEVMPAGKADVICSLITERWKCGCNGGGWH, encoded by the exons ATGGAGTTGGAAGAAACTGCCAAGACTGGAATACTTGTGGCCTACGATGATGATCTAATTGGCGTTCTTGGGTTAGCAGATTCACTAAAGCGGGAAGCTGCTGTTGTTGTGGAGGGCCTCATGAAAATGGGTGTCAAACCGGTAATGGTTACTGGTGATAATCGGAGAACAGCCAGAGCTGTTGCAAAGGAG ATTGGCATTACAGAGGTGAGGGCAGAGGTGATGCCTGCAGGAAAAGCAGATGTGATTTGCTCATTAATTACAGAAAGGTGGAAGTGTGGTTGCAATGGTGGGGGATGGCATTAA